The Procambarus clarkii isolate CNS0578487 chromosome 7, FALCON_Pclarkii_2.0, whole genome shotgun sequence genome window below encodes:
- the LOC138356891 gene encoding uncharacterized protein, giving the protein MTANPQEVDIIALEICYEDDKLMMINAYSPPPSSTWSKEELDSKREGLITIMREIIARADNDRSRLLIVGDFNLKSIDWEAYEAKTEDFWTCKFVDLILETFLYQHVKQATRMREGDVPSMLDLIFTRKEEEIFDIQYLPPLGKSDHVFLGIKYAMRYKLEENKEVEAVEKPDFRRGHYGDLRNFFSEYNWTDLMLGKEVNEMYGKFCEIYDKGTKKFIPKQRCRTRKQDWFNRNCERARDRKTQKWNQYRKRPNPQTYQRYKDARNNYTAVRREAERNFEKGIADKCKTEPGLFYKFINNKLQVKDNIQRLKMGNRFTEDEKEMCETLNEKFQSVFVQNEIFREPDTIRIPENNIEHIEVSRDEVEKMLKELGKNKAAGPDGVSPWVLRECASELSIPLHLIFQASLCTGIVADGWKQANIVPIYKSGSREDPLNYRPVSLTSVIVKVLEKLIKTKWVEHLERNDIISDRQYGFRSGRSCVPNLLSFYDRATEILQERDGWVDCIYLDLKKAFDRVPHKRLFWKLENIGGVTGKLLSWMKNFLTDRKMRAVIRGNVSEWRNVTSGVPQGSVLAPVMFIVYINDLPVGIQNYMNMFADDAKIIGRIRNLDDCHALQEDLDKISIWSTTWQMEFNVNKCHVMECGIGEHRPHTTYILCEKSLKNSDKERDLGVVLDRKLSPEDHIKNIVQGAYAMLSNFRIAFKYMDGDILKKLFMTFVRPKLEYAAVVWCPYLKKHINKLEKVQRHATKWLPELKGKSYEERLEALNMPKLEDRRKRGDMITTYKIVTGIDKIDREDFLRPGISRTRGHRFKLAKHRCRRNIRKFTFANRVVDGWNKLSEKVVEAKTVSSFKALYDKECWEDGTPRA; this is encoded by the coding sequence atgactgccaatccacaagaagttgacataatagcactagagatctgctatgaggatgataaactaatgatgataaatgcatatagtccaccgccaagcagcacatggtcaaaggaggagctagatagtaaacgtgaaggtcttataacaataatgagagagattatagcgagagcggataacgatagatcacgactgttgatagtcggtgacttcaacttgaaatccatagactgggaagcatatgaagctaaaacagaagatttttggacctgtaaatttgtagacctcatcctggaaacattcttgtatcaacatgttaaacaagctacgaggatgagggaaggggacgttccctccatgctagatttgatatttaccaggaaggaggaagagatatttgacattcagtaccttcctcccttgggtaaaagtgaccatgtctttttgggaataaagtatgcaatgcgttataagctggaagaaaataaggaggttgaagcagttgaaaaaccagacttcaggagaggacattatggtgaccttagaaatttttttagtgagtataattggacagacttgatgctaggcaaggaagtgaatgagatgtatggcaagttttgtgaaatatatgataaaggcacaaaaaaatttataccaaaacagagatgcagaactaggaaacaggattggttcaatagaaattgcgagagggctagagaccgaaagacacaaaaatggaatcaatacaggaagaggccgaacccccaaacataccagcgatacaaagatgcgagaaacaactacacggcagtgaggagagaggcagaaagaaattttgaaaaagggattgcggacaaatgtaaaacagaaccaggtctattctataaattcataaacaacaaattgcaggtaaaggataatattcagaggttgaaaatgggaaatagattcacggaagatgaaaaggaaatgtgtgaaacactaaacgaaaagttccaaagtgtgtttgtacaaaatgaaatctttagggaaccagatacaataagaattccagagaacaacatagaacacatagaggtgtctagagacgaagtggaaaaaatgctcaaggagctcggtaagaacaaagcagctggcccagatggcgtttcaccatgggttctgagagaatgtgcatctgagctcagcattccacttcacctgatctttcaggcatccctgtgtacaggaatcgtagcagacgggtggaaacaggctaacatagttccaatctacaaaagtggcagcagggaagaccccctcaattatagacctgtatcattgacaagtgtaatagtgaaagtattggaaaaactaatcaaaactaaatgggtagaacacctagagagaaatgatataatatcagacagacagtatggttttcgatctggaagatcctgtgtaccgaatttactcagtttctatgatcgagccacagagatattacaggaaagagatggttgggttgactgcatctatctggacctaaaaaaggctttcgacagagttccacataagaggttgttctggaaactggaaaatattggaggggtgacaggtaagcttctatcatggatgaaaaattttctgactgatagaaaaatgagggcagtaatcagaggcaatgtatcagaatggagaaatgtcacaagtggagtaccacagggttcagttcttgcaccagtgatgtttattgtgtacataaatgatctaccagttggtatacagaattatatgaacatgtttgctgatgatgctaagataataggaaggataagaaatttagatgactgtcatgcccttcaagaagacctggacaaaataagtatatggagcaccacttggcaaatggaatttaatgttaataaatgtcatgttatggaatgtggaataggagaacatagaccccacacaacctatatattatgtgagaaatctttaaagaattctgataaagaaagagatctaggagtggttctagatagaaaactatcacctgaggaccacataaagaatattgtgcaaggagcctatgctatgctttctaacttcagaattgcatttaaatacatggatggcgatatactaaagaaattgttcatgacttttgttaggccaaagctagaatatgcagctgttgtgtggtgcccatatcttaagaagcacatcaacaaactggaaaaggtgcaaagacatgctactaagtggctcccagaactgaagggcaagagctacgaggagaggttagaagcattaaatatgccaaaactagaagacagaagaaaaagaggtgatatgatcactacatacaaaatagttacaggaattgataaaatcgacagggaagacttcctgagacctggaatttcaagaacaagaggtcatagatttaaactagctaaacacagatgccgaagaaatataagaaaattcaccttcgcaaatagagtggtagacggttggaacaagttaagtgagaaggtggtggaggccaagaccgtcagtagtttcaaagcgttatatgacaaagagtgctgggaagacgggacaccacgagcgtag